aaaatcacattgtaggattttttatgaatttatttgcaaattatggtggaaaataagtatttggtcacctacaaacaagcaagatttctggctctcacagacctgtaacttcttctttaagaggctcctctgtcctccactcgttacctgtattaatggcacatgtttgaacttgttatcagtataaaagacacctgtccacaacctcaaacagtcacactccaaactccactatggccaagaccaaagagctgtcaaaggacaccagaaacaaaattgtagacctgcaccaggctgggaagactgaatctgcaataggtaagcagcttggtttgaagaaatcaactgtgggagaaattattaggaaatggaagacatacaagaccactgataatctccctcgatctggggctccacgcaagatctcaccccgtggggtcaaaatgatcacaagaacggtgagcaaaaatcccagaaccacacgggggacctagtgaatgacctgcagagagctgggaccaaagtaacaaagcctaccatcagtaacacactacgccgccagggactcatatcctgcagtgccagacgtgtccccctgcttaagccagtacatgtccaggcccgtctgaagtttgctagagtgcatttggatgatccagaagaggattgggagaatgtcatatggtcagatgaaaccaaaatagaacgttttggtaaaaaactcaactcgtcgtgtttggaggacaaagaatgctgagttgcatccaaagaacaccatacctactgtgaagcatgggggtggaaacatcatgctttggggctgtttttctgcaaagggaccaggacgactgatccgtgtaaaggaaagaatgaatggggccatgtatcgtgagattttgagtgaaaacctccttccatcagcaagggcattgaagatgaaacgtggctgggtctttcagcatgacaatgatcccaaacacactgcccgggcaacgaaggagtggcttcgtaagaagcatttcaaggtcctggagtggcctagccagtctccagatctcaaccccatagaaaatctttggaggagttgaaagtctgtgttgcccagcgacagccccaaaacatcactgctctagaggagatctgaatggaggaatgggccaaaataccagcaacagtgtgtgaaaaccttgtgaagacttacagaaaacgtttgacctgtgtcattgccaacaaagggtatataacaaagtattgagaaacttttgttattgaccaaatacttattttccaccataatttgcaaataaattcataaaaaatcctacaatgtgattttctggattttttttcctcattttgtctgtcatagttgacgtgtacctatgatgaaaattacaggcctctctcatctttttaagtgggagaacttgcacaattggtggctgactaaatactttttcccccactgtatctgtcctGGACTCTGTCCTGGATGTGAATGACAGCTGAGAGAGTTTGATTAGAGGCGTACCGTTAAGCTACTCCAAATTCCCCTAAATGAATTACTAATTTTCAACATGCAGATCTCCTCAAGACCTGTCAATGGACCTgaaacaaataaaacattttcagATAACACCAATCGTCCCCTGTATAAACTCATAAATATATGGACCTGTCTTTCTTGGAAACCATAACAAAAAGGTTTTCCGATAACGCCAACCTTTTAGTCATAAAAATTATGTCTGCTTATAACTAATAATGGATGTACATACAGCATACCGTAATGTAGACAAAAAAGGTATACAAAGCTTATCGAAAAAGCTAATATCTGAAAGGTTATAGTGCAAGACCATGAACATCACACGTGAACATGAGTAGGGCTAACTGTATTCTTGATGTGAGGATCAACAATGCATGTTTCCTTGTTCACTAAAGCTTTCATAGAAGTTGCCATAATgtctaataacaaataacaaaaagTGCAATAACAAATATCAATGAAATAAAAAGCTAAGGACAAATGAAATATAATTCATGTTTTATTTCCAATACAGTCAAAAATAGGTAAAACACAAGCAGGATGTTTTTACAGTATTATGATTTGAAAATACCAATaaacataaaacatttaaaagCGTCACTAGTATTGTCATATCTTGGATCATTTTTGTACAAATTCAGCCCATGTCAACGTGACATTCAAATAATTATTTGTTAATTGACCAAAATGCCAAAGAACTTGAAAGCTGGCAAGAATGTATATTTCATAACAAACTAAATCTGAAAATTAACAGCCATTTATACATAGTTAACAGTTGTGCTTCACACATTTCAGTCAAAGGAGCCATGGTGAAATTTACAGAATAAATACAACTATTGAAAGTTTTTACCTAAGCGCTGATGACACTTAAACAATCACTTATTACATAGGTTTTAACATTCACACACTGACTAAGTGATATCATTATAGCATTCTCTGTCAATCCCATCTTCTCATGTCATATAAGAGAGTGTGGTGAGCTAACACTGTATGTGCAATATTTTGCAGCATCACTTATTCACATTCATTCCTCAGTATTGCTAACCCCAGTGTCCCCATACAGGGCTGAAAGCCTGAAATGTGAGTTCAGACCTTGGTATTGTCCTGATTGTCCTTTATGCCGGCCTTGTGCACCCTCATGCTGTCAAAATCAGAGGGAACGTCAAAGAACAGCTTGTCGTCAAAGCAGAACTCGTCAGACGGCGAGGAGAGACAGGGCAGCTTCAGTGCGAAGCCGGTCAGCACCCCACCGACAGCGGCTGCCCCGATAGTAGAGAAGATAGCTGCCACCTGGTAGAGGGCTTGCTCCTTGGTGGTGCGCCCCAGGCCGGGTGTCAGCCCTGGGATCAGCTGCTGTAGCTCTAGGAGCTTTGGGTCTCCTTCCATGGGTGCACAGTGGGCGAAGATCTGGTACATGCTGGGGCCATAGGTTTCCTCGTTGGCCATGAGGATGGCACAAATGCCGGCCATGCAGGATATGAGGCCGGTGAGGCCGTGGAGATTGTGGATGCCACACTGGTCTTGGATCCTGAAGCGGCGGGCCAGGAACGGGGTGAGGTATCTGTATCCCATGAAGCAGGCTGTACAGCCCATGATCCCAAGGGCGTAGGCGGCTGCAGGGGAGATCATCATGTCCACAGAGGCCCCAACAGTCACACCACCCGCCAGAGTCACATTCTGAATGTCGGCCATGGTGAGCTTGCCTCTCTTGTTGAATACGGCAGATAAGGCGAAAGCAGTCATCGTTGAGGAGCTGAGGCCTATGAAGGTGTGCAGGACGGCCCTGTGCTGGTCATCACCCTTTAAGGTCAGAGCCGAGTTGAAAGAGGGCCAGAACACCCAGAGAAACAAGGTTCCCATCACCGACAGGATGTCTGACTGGTAACTGGTAATCTCATTGACGTGGCCGTCATTCAGGCTAGGCCGATACAGCACAAACGTGACCCCCAACCCAAAGTAACATGCAAACAGGTGGATGAGGATGGAGCCACCTGCGTCATTGATCTTTAGGTACTTCAGCACAGCCCACTCTGTCACGGCAAAGATAGGGACCTCTAGCAGGGCCATGACCAGCAGCTGCACCGGACTGGTCTTTCCCAGCACCGCCCCGAAGGAGATGAGCACCACGGCACAGGCAAACTCAGCATTGAGCAGGTTGATGACCCCAAGGTGGATCTTTCCATCAGAGTAGAACTGGAAATAGCCCTGAATCAAGATGGCCCACTGGATGGTGAAGGTGGCTGTTAAGAAGTTGAAGACCATCCCGCTGAAGCCGTAGAGCCGCAGGAAGGCCAGCAGGCAGCCGAAGCCGATGAAGATCATCACCTGCACATCCGCGAAGAAGGGATAGTCCCGATACAGGGAGTTGTCCATAGGGTTGGTCTCATTGTTCTGAAACTTGGCGTTGGCATTGTCGTCGTAGGTGACAAAGCCGGCAAAGAGACCAAGGAAAACCACTTCCATCAACAGTACCAGCACTGGCAAGCGCACCCTCAGGCTAGTGGACTTATTCATGGTGGAATGGACATCTCACAGAGACCAATTACTCTAGCAGCtgcactctccccctccctttatACCTCTCCTGCCAAATAAAGATTGGCTACCGGCATTGGGCAGAGAGCAGACACGCACACCGCACAGCTACACAGGACTCCACATCTCTACCACTGAGGACAGGGTTGTACTTTGGTCCCTCAAATTGCCCACAGTATCATTTTTACAAGCCAGTATGTTCTACAGTTTCACAGAACAATGTGTACTAATGAAATGATTACAGTTTCAGATCAAATAAATTGTTAGGCTAGTAGCCATGCAGGGTCTATTTTGAATAAATAAGGGAAATGGTTTTTCAGAAGTTTTTTATGGTTTTTCTTAACTTCCCGAATGTTTGTTACTGTAAGCCTCAAATTAGTTTATATTGTGAAAGGGATAGTACTGGAAAAAGAACTGAGCTAATGAGCTAATGCCTTAAAGGTATTatagcaggggcgcaactttggttttagaagtgggggggacactTCTAAACATTATCCAAACAGCCTACCAGACCGCtcagaggcgtccgcatggtcctaaagcacacagtTGCCAtcttttgtatcacattccaatgataaaactggggggacaaaaatgcaatttcagaatgtgtggAGGACATGTCACAACACCCCcctgcagttatactgcattcttactgcagttacactgcaacaTTACCACAGTAAAAAAAAACAGTGTTCTTTTGGACACAGTATTTGCAGTATACAGCAGTtatactgcagtgtactgcatTTGTACTACACACTGACCGcatcttttttcgtaagggacAGCACAATATATTCAACAAAATATTCCAAATCAAGTGGAAAAAGGGTTGTACCTCTTCAAGAAAGCATGTATTACTGCAGTGGATGAGAAAATACCTTTGCTTTAGCACCTATCAGTGAAATTGTGCTGGGTTGGTTAGCAAGTGGTTTTACAAACTTTGATGGTTTTACAAACTTCTACAAAGTGCTGTTTCCAAGTTGTGTCCTTCCTTTGTGTGAATATGTTGATATCTAGTGGGCATATATAGACATTACAGGAAATCGATATTTACAACAGtggtcctggggcctcatttagaACAGTTGCATAAATTTCACACTACATTTCTGAACGAGCATTAAAACTCTGCCTGGACAACGcctgctttgaaaggctggtcatgactcacatcaacagcatcatcccagATACCTAGACCctctccaattcgcatacctccccaacagatccacagattacgcaatGTCAATCAcacgccacactgccctttcccacccggacaaaaggaacacatatgtgagaatgctgttcattgactacagctcagcgttcaacaccatagtgcccacaaagctcatcactaagctaaggaccctgggactaaacacctccttctgcaactgaatcctggacttcctgacgggccgcccccaggtggtaagggtaggcaacaacacgtctgccacgctgatcctcaacactgcgGCCCCTCAGGggggcgtgcttagtcccctcctgtactcactgttcacctacgactgcgtggccaaacacgactccaacaccatcattaagtttgctgacgacacaacagtggtaggcctgatcaccgacaacgatgagacagcctatagggaggaggtcagagacctggcagtgtggtgccaggacaacaatctctccctcaatgtgagcaagacaaaggagctgatcgtggactacagggaaaggcgggccaaacaggcccccattaacatcgacggggctgtagtggagtgggtcgagagtttcaaattccttggtgtccacatcaccaacaaactatcatggtccaaacacaccaagacagtcgggaagagggcacgacaacaccttttccccctcaggagactgaaaagatttggcatgggtccccagatcctcaaaaagcatcctgaccggttgcatcaaatcaaatcaaatcaaatcaaatttgattggtcacatgcgccgaatacaacaggtgcagacattacagtgaaatgcttacttatggcaactgcttggcatctgaccataagggcgctacagagggtagtgcgtacggcccagtacatcactggggccaagcttcctgccatccaggacctatatactaggcggtgtcagaggaaagcccaaaaaattgtcaaagactccagtcacccaagtcatagactgttctctctgctaccgcacggcaagcggtaccggagcgccaagtcaaggaccaaaaggctccttaacagtttctacccccaagccataagactgctgaacaattaatcaaataaccacccggactatttacattgacccccccatttgtttttacactgctgctacccgctgtctattatctatgcatagtcactttacccctacctacatgtacaaattacctcaaataacctgtaccccgcacattgactcggtaccggtacctcctatatatagcctcattattgttattttattgtgttactttttactttagtttatttggtaaatattttcttaactctttcttgaactgcattgttggttaagggcttgtaagtaagcatttcacggtaaggtctaaacctgttgcattcggcgcatgtgacaagtaaagtttgatttgattgatttgagatcctctcaagctctgtcaggttggatggggagcgtcactgcacagctattttctagtcactccagagatgttcgataaggttcaagtccgggctctggctgggccactcaaggacatccagagacttgtcccgaagccactcctgcgttgtcttagctgtgtgcttagggtcgttgtcctgttggaacgttaaccttcgccccagtctgaggtcctgagcgctctggagcaggttttcatcaaggatctctctgtactttgcgccattcatctttccctcgatcctgacaagtctcccagtccctgccactgaaaaacatccccacagcatgatgctgccaccaccatgcttcaccgtagggatggttccaggtttcgtccagacgtgacgcttggcattcaggccaaagagttcaatcttggtttcatcagaccagagaatcttgtttctcatggtctgagagtcctttaggtgccttttggcaaactccaagcgggctgtcatgtgccttttactgaggagtggcttcattctggccactctaccataaaggcctgattggtggagtgctgcagagatggttgtccttctggaaggttctcccatctccacagagcaactctggagctctgtcagagtgaccatcgggttcttggtcacctccctgaccaaggcccttctcacccgattgctcagtttggccgggcggccagctctaggaagagtcttggtggttccaaacttcttccatttaagaatgatagaggccactgtgttcttggggaccttgaatgctgcagacattttttggtacccttccccagatctgtgccttgacacaatcctgtctcggagctctacggacaattccttagacctcatggcttggtttttgctctgacatacactgtcaactgtgggaccctatatagacaggtgtgtgcctttccaaatcatgtccaatcaattgaatttaccacaggtggactccaatcaagttgtagaaacatctcaaggatgcacctgagctcaatttcgagtctcattgcaaagggtctgaatactattgtaaatgtgatatttcagttgtttctttttaatacatttgcaaatattctaaaaacctgttttcacttcgttattatgggctattgtgtgtagactgatgatggaaaaaaaacaatttaatcaattttagaattaggctgtaacgtaacaaaatgtggaaaaagtcaaggggtctgaatactttctgaatacactgtataggcatatatactataaaatatatacgcaacatttaaagtgtttcatgagttgaaataaaagatcccagaaatgttccacatacacaaaaaccttatttcaaatattgtgcacaaatttgtttacatccctgttagtgagcattttatcctttgccaagataatccatccacctgacagacgtggcatatcaagaagctgattaaacagcttgatcattacacaggtgcaccttgtgctggggacaataaaaggacactctaaaatgtgcagttttgtcacacaacacaatgccacagctgTCTAaacttttgagggagcatgcaattggcatgctgactgcactAATGTCCACCGgacctgttgccagagaattgaatgttcatttctctaccataagttgcctccaacgttgttttagggaatttggtagtatgtccaaccggcctcacaaccccagaccacgtgtaaccacgccagcccaggacctccacatccggcttcttcacctgcaggatcatctgagaccagccacctggacagctgatgaaactgaggagtatatctctctgtaataaagcccttttgtggggaaaaaatcATTCTGATTGGCCCACCCATTGCTGCGCACTTGTtctgtcatgtaaaatccatagctTAGGGCCTaaggaatgtatttcaattgactgatttccttatatgaactgtagctcagtaaaatcgttgaaattgttgcatgttgtgtttatatttttgttcagtatacataaaaGGTTATTTTATTTGGTTCTTTAAAGCAAGTCTACCCCAGGAGTGAGAGTGGGCTGAGGTTGAATTTCACCTTAATGCGCCACTGATGGTGACTCACCAAACCCCTTTGTATAGGATCATGCACGTTCTGTTTTTTGGCTCGTGGGGAGGGGTTGGCATGTAGAAATAAGCGTACCGGCCACTCGCTTGTTAGATACAAATGGCTCATATGCCTCATATTTAGTTGCCTAGATTTTCCCATGACTATGAAAGCTTACTTTGAAGTGTTGCATCATTTCCAATCGTTTAAGGAACATAAAATATAGGATGCACACCCCTTTAGATTATTAGATATGGGTGTTATTCTGATGATGTAGGCCTATGTCTCTGATAAAGCTGTGGCTTTCCTTGATCTAACCTTATAAAAATGATTAGACTTAGTTAGCTATTTCATTTGGGATGAAATGTAGACTACATTTCtgtattgaaataaataaataaaataaaaagacctATGCATAATTGTAGCCTAAACTTGTTATTAATAGAGCTCGCCaacttgtagtcctaaaaaccgCAAATGacttacctctggttcgttcagccatttcTATTGGGAAAATGAACAGGGAAAGATTATTGTTTTGGGATAAAAGCCGAAAaaaaggtctgaggttaacacaggcttagtaGATATTATATGTTTTGTTCTAAGATATTTTATCAGTCAGTTagcatgacctttatgaattatgaagccttttgtgtgctttatgtgcttttttttattacatacatgcttcaaaattcacaaaaagttacGTTAGCtaatgaagattatctcatagaacgaAACGTATAacatctcctaagcctgtgtttaccacagaccttattttcggcgtttatcccaaaacccttcattttcccataggctttgtccaacaaaCCATGGCTGagtagtgcctacaaaaagacgccattactattgcagAGATGATAGCCTCATGAGCCTAACATTTTGGCTCTGTAAGTGACATTTATCTTCAATAGACTAATATTGTAGCTAGCTATGTATGCATTTGGCATTTTAATAGGTACAATTACTCAGGTAATTGttcgacagtccatcattactttaagacatgaaggtcagtcaatacatttacattttagtcatttagcagacgctcttatccagagcgacttacagttagtgaatacatattttttttatactggccccccgt
This window of the Coregonus clupeaformis isolate EN_2021a chromosome 10, ASM2061545v1, whole genome shotgun sequence genome carries:
- the rh50 gene encoding rh50-like protein, which codes for MNKSTSLRVRLPVLVLLMEVVFLGLFAGFVTYDDNANAKFQNNETNPMDNSLYRDYPFFADVQVMIFIGFGCLLAFLRLYGFSGMVFNFLTATFTIQWAILIQGYFQFYSDGKIHLGVINLLNAEFACAVVLISFGAVLGKTSPVQLLVMALLEVPIFAVTEWAVLKYLKINDAGGSILIHLFACYFGLGVTFVLYRPSLNDGHVNEITSYQSDILSVMGTLFLWVFWPSFNSALTLKGDDQHRAVLHTFIGLSSSTMTAFALSAVFNKRGKLTMADIQNVTLAGGVTVGASVDMMISPAAAYALGIMGCTACFMGYRYLTPFLARRFRIQDQCGIHNLHGLTGLISCMAGICAILMANEETYGPSMYQIFAHCAPMEGDPKLLELQQLIPGLTPGLGRTTKEQALYQVAAIFSTIGAAAVGGVLTGFALKLPCLSSPSDEFCFDDKLFFDVPSDFDSMRVHKAGIKDNQDNTKV